One window of Globicephala melas chromosome 2, mGloMel1.2, whole genome shotgun sequence genomic DNA carries:
- the MINAR1 gene encoding major intrinsically disordered Notch2-binding receptor 1 produces MMETNQETSLFLVKILEELDSKQNTVSYQDLCKSLCTRFDLSQLSKLRSVLFYTACLDPNFPATLFKDKMKCTVNNQQSKKIMVAADIVTIFNLIQMNGATAKEKLPSGRQKMRKKEAAFDLGRSDTELCTAAQCESLSCELSDQPFSRGYPTRQSSKCRKMDCKDCPQFVPASEPNFLLGVSKDVKNRAASLDRLQALAPYSVASPQPCEMQRTYFPMNIESESMSDQDSLPLTQGIKETFISNEEPFVVQSCVQKRNIFKEEFHNLMTVSPELASPANKAEGEHGKPQGRKESHKTPFPNHSFEMPYNSQYLNPEYSPVPDKRRAKHESLDDLQASTYFGPTPVMGTQEARRCPGRPGKQTPWPAKSWSLNTEEVPDFERSFFNRNPSEEKLRYPNPSSQTANFPTPDRRPAYLVPQEQQPMLPVGYAAKPNGLKSKEISSSVDLEKHEPVKKFKDKSISCTSRQLSSDTSSVGTQTEQHVLEPKKCKDLCASGQGKYSDRHAMKQSDDDSEVVSDDISDIFRFLDDMSISGSTGVMQSSCYNSTGSLSQLHKSDCDSSPEHNLTKIANGLPSSKGEKGNRPENSHHSEEELKTSVCKLVLRIGEIERKLESLSGVREEISQVLGRLSKLDQKIQQPEKVSVQIDLNSLTSEAPSDESASPRMFRAHNGSHGPKLENSADWCSSDASGSNSESLRVKALKKSLFTRPSSRSLTEENSATESKIASISNSPRDWRTITYTNRVGVGEEDVKDRGPGESKDWHRKSKEADRQYDIPSQHRLPKQPKDGFLVEQVFSPHPYPASLKAHMKNNPLYTDMRLTELAEVKRGQPSWTIEEYARNAGEKGKLTALDLQTQESLNPNNLEYWMEDIYTPGYDSLLKRKEAEFRRAKVCKIAALIAAATCTVILVIVVPICTMKS; encoded by the exons ATGATGGAGACCAATCAGGAAACTTCCCTCTTCTTGGTGAAAATCTTGGAGGAACTGGACAGCAAGCAAAATACCGTTTCCTACCAGGACCTGTGCAAATCCCTGTGCACCCGTTTTGATCTGTCCCAGCTCTCCAAACTGAGAAGCGTCCTCTTCTACACGGCTTGTCTCGATCCCAATTTTCCAGCCACGTTATTCAAAGACAAGATGAAATGCACCGTGAACAACCAGCAATCGAAGAAAATCATGGTGGCGGCAGATATCGTGACGATATTCAACCTCATCCAGATGAACGGGGCTACAGCCAAAGAGAAGCTCCCCAGCGGCCGGCAGAAGATGCGCAAGAAGGAGGCGGCCTTTGACTTGGGCCGCTCGGACACGGAACTCTGCACCGCAGCCCAGTGTGAGTCCCTCAGCTGCGAGCTGAGCGACCAGCCTTTCAGCCGGGGCTACCCCACCCGCCAGTCTTCCAAATGCCGCAAGATGGACTGCAAGGACTGCCCGCAGTTTGTACCTGCCTCCGAGCCCAACTTCCTGCTGGGGGTCAGCAAAGATGTGAAAAACCGGGCGGCTTCCCTGGACAGGCTGCAGGCTCTGGCCCCCTACTCGGTGGCCAGCCCTCAGCCCTGCGAGATGCAGAGAACCTATTTCCCCATGAACATCGAGAGCGAGTCCATGTCCGATCAGgactccctgcccctcacccaggGCATCAAGGAGACTTTCATCTCTAATGAGGAGCCCTTCGTGGTCCAGTCCTGTGTCCAGAAAAGGAACATCTTCAAAGAGGAGTTTCACAACCTGATGACTGTGTCCCCCGAGTTGGCCAGCCCCGCCAACAAGGCTGAGGGCGAGCACGGGAAACCCCAGGGCCGCAAGGAGTCCCACAAGACACCCTTCCCCAATCACAGCTTTGAGATGCCCTACAACAGCCAGTACCTGAATCCCGAGTACTCCCCTGTTCCTGACAAAAGGCGGGCAAAGCACGAGAGCTTAGATGACCTTCAAGCCTCCACGTATTTTGGACCCACTCCAGTGATGGGGACCCAGGAGGCCAGGCGCTGTCCCGGGAGGCCGGGTAAGCAGACCCCCTGGCCGGCCAAAAGCTGGAGCCTAAACACTGAAGAAGTTCCTGACTTTGAACGGTCCTTTTTCAATAGAAATCCCTCCGAGGAGAAGCTCCGCTATCCAAATCCCAGCAGCCAGACCGCCAACTTCCCAACCCCAGACAGGCGCCCAGCTTACCTCGTGCCGCAGGAGCAACAGCCAATGCTCCCCGTCGGCTACGCGGCCAAGCCAAACGGGCTCAAATCTAAAGAGATCTCGTCCTCCGTTGACCTGGAGAAGCATGAACCGGTCAAAAAGTTTAAAGACAAGAGCATTAGCTGCACCAGCAGGCAGCTCAGCTCAGACACCAGTAGCGTGGGCACCCAGACCGAGCAGCACGTCCTGGAGCCCAAGAAGTGCAAAGACTTGTGTGCCTCTGGGCAGGGCAAGTACAGTGACAGGCACGCCATGAAGCAGTCAGATGACGACTCGGAAGTCGTCAGTGATGACATCAGTGACATTTTCCGATTTCTTGATGACATGAGCATCAGTGGCTCGACGGGAGTGATGCAGTCATCCTGCTACAACAGCACAGGATCTTTGTCCCAGCTTCACAAGTCGGACTGTGACAGTTCACCGGAGCACAACCTAACCAAAATCGCCAACGGGCTCCCCAGCAGCAAAGGAGAAAAGGGCAACCGGCCTGAAAACAGCCACCACTCGGAAGAGGAATTGAAGACCAGCGTGTGCAAACTGGTGCTCAGGATCGGTGAAATTGAACGGAAGCTCGAATCGCTGTCGGGTGTCCGCGAGGAGATCTCCCAGGTCCTGGGCAGGCTCAGTAAGCTGGATCAGAAGATACAGCAGCCCGAGAAGGTGAGTGTGCAGATAGATCTGAATTCCCTGACCAGCGAGGCTCCGTCCGATGAGAGCGCCTCTCCCCGGATGTTCCGTGCACACAATGGTTCCCACGGGCCCAAACTGGAGAACTCGGCCGACTGGTGCTCCTCAGACGCCAGCGGAAGCAACAGCGAAAGCCTTCGTGTCAAGGCGTTAAAAAAAAGCCTCTTCACCAGGCCATCCTCCAGGTCCCTGACGGAGGAAAACAGCGCCACAGAGTCCAAAATCGCCAGCATCTCCAATTCGCCCAGGGACTGGCGCACCATCACTTACACCAACCGCGTGGGCGTCGGAGAGGAAGATGTGAAAGACAGAGGCCCTGGGGAAAGTAAGGACTGGCATCGAAAATCTAAAGAG GCAGACAGGCAGTATGACATCCCCTCGCAGCACCGACTGCCCAAGCAGCCCAAAGacggcttcctggtggagcaggTGTTCAGCCCTCACCCCTACCCCGCCTCCCTCAAGGCCCACATGAAGAACAACCCTCTGTACACAGACATGCGGCTGACGGAGCTGGCGGAGGTGAAGCGGGGCCAGCCTTCCTGGACCATCGAGGAGTATGCTCGCAACGCGGGCGAGAAGGGCAAGCTGACAGCCCTGGACCTGCAG ACTCAAGAATCTTTAAACCCAAACAACTTAGAATACTGGATGGAAGATATTTATACTCCAGGCTACGACTCATTACTGAAAAGGAAAGAAGCCGAGTTCAGACGAGCCAAGGTCTGCAAGATCGCTGCTCTGATCGCTGCAGCGACGTGCACAGTCATCCTGGTCATCGTCGTGCCCATCTGCACGATGAAATCATGA